The Cygnus olor isolate bCygOlo1 chromosome 18, bCygOlo1.pri.v2, whole genome shotgun sequence genome includes a window with the following:
- the SOCS3 gene encoding suppressor of cytokine signaling 3, with translation MVTHSKFPTAGMSRPLDTSLRLKTFSSKSEYQLVVNTVRKLQESGFYWSTVTGGEANLLLSAEPAGTFLIRDSSDQRHFFTLSVKTESGTKNLRIQCEGGSFSLQSDPRSSQPVPRFDCVLKLVHHYMPPAPCAVPEQPGGGLHPKRTYYIYSGGEKIPLVLSRPLSSSVSTLQHLCRKTVNGHLDSYEKMTQLPAPIKEFLDQYDAPL, from the coding sequence ATGGTCACCCACAGCAAGTTCCCCACCGCCGGGATGAGCCGCCCCCTCGACACCAGCCTGCGCCTCAAGACGTTCAGCTCCAAGAGCGAGTACCAGCTCGTGGTGAACACCGTGCGCAAGCTGCAGGAGAGCGGCTTCTACTGGAGCACGGTGACGGGCGGCGAGGCCAACCTGCTGCTGAGCGCCGAGCCGGCCGGCACCTTCCTCATCAGGGACAGCTCGGACCAGCGGCACTTCTTCACCCTCAGCGTCAAGACGGAGTCGGGCACCAAGAACCTGCGCATCCAGTGCGAGGGCGGCAGCTTCTCCCTGCAGAGCGACCCCCGCAGCAGCCAGCCCGTGCCCCGCTTCGACTGCGTGCTCAAGCTGGTCCATCACTACATGCCGCCCGCTCCCTGCGCCGTCCCCgagcagccgggggggggcctGCACCCCAAGCGCACCTACTACATCTACTCGGGCGGCGAGAAGATCCCGCTGGTGCTCAGCCGCCCGCTCTCCTCCAGCGTCTCCActctgcagcacctctgccGCAAGACCGTCAACGGGCACCTGGACTCCTACGAGAAGATGACTCAGCTGCCGGCTCCCATCAAGGAGTTCCTGGACCAGTACGATGCCCCCCTCTAA